Part of the Mycolicibacterium mengxianglii genome is shown below.
CGCCGCTACCGACGTCGGCAACCCGGCTGTTCGGAGAGATCAGTTCGGCGATAGCCGCGCTGTTGAGAATGTGGCGTTCCCACAGCCGGTCCGCCTCGCGCGGGCCGATCAACCCGCGCTCCACGCCATCGGTGGCCAGCATGTCGGCGTACCGCTCAGCCAGTGCCAAGCGGTCGCCGAACACCTGCGCCGCTGCGTCGGGGACGCTCGTCGCCCCGTCCTGTTTCACGTGAAACATCCTCCCCGGAATAGGCGCGGCGACGAGAACTACACAGATGTAACTAGAGGATCAGTCAACCAGGATGACGACGCGGCGAGACGGTTCGACGCCTTCGCTCTCGCTGTGTACACCTTGCACTGCGGCCACCGCATCATGGACGATTTTGCGCTCGAAGGGCGTCATCGGCGCCAGCTGCTCACGCTCACCTGACTCCAGCACCCGACGGGCGACCTTGTCACCCAGCGCAGCGAGCTCCTCGCGGCGGCGGCGTCGCCAGCTCGCGATGTCGAGCATCAGGCGACTGCGCTCCCCCGTCTTCTGATGGACAGCCAACCGAGTGAGCTCCTGCAGTGCGTCGAGCACTTCACCCTTGCGGCCGACCAGCTTCACGAGGTCGTCGCCACCGTCGATGCTGACGACAGCCCGGCTGCCCTCGACGTCCAGATCTATATCGCCATCGAAGTCCAGAATGTCGAGAAGCTCCTCGAGGTAGTCGCCGGCGATTTCGCCTTCGGCAACCAGGCGCTCCTCCAAGTCACCGGTCTTGCCCTCGACCACGTCGTCGGCAGCGGTGTCCGGCACGTCAGCGGACTCGAGGGGCTGGTCGGTGATATCGGCTTCAGTCATCTGTGTTCCATCCTTCTCGGTCACACTGTGGCTCTGCGCGTTGGCCGTTGAACCCGGATGAGGCCCGGGCACCACAG
Proteins encoded:
- a CDS encoding Jag family protein; protein product: MTEADITDQPLESADVPDTAADDVVEGKTGDLEERLVAEGEIAGDYLEELLDILDFDGDIDLDVEGSRAVVSIDGGDDLVKLVGRKGEVLDALQELTRLAVHQKTGERSRLMLDIASWRRRRREELAALGDKVARRVLESGEREQLAPMTPFERKIVHDAVAAVQGVHSESEGVEPSRRVVILVD